One Kitasatospora sp. MAP12-44 DNA segment encodes these proteins:
- a CDS encoding nitroreductase family protein — protein sequence MVDSTAAATDHPTVPLRPMTVPAHEAAARSRSFHEVMAQRRTVRDYSTRPIPDEVIDWAIRTAATAPSGAHVQPWRFVVITDPERKRLLREAAEAEEREFYAHRASEEWLAALAPIGTDWRKPFLEDAPAVIVVFEVHKGPHSPRPYYTKESVGIAVGLLLASLHQAGLATLTHTPSPMRFLNEVCERPAEERASYVIPVGYPAEDARVPDLRRKPLDDVIIRL from the coding sequence ATGGTTGACAGCACAGCGGCCGCGACGGACCACCCCACCGTCCCGCTCCGCCCGATGACCGTGCCCGCCCACGAGGCCGCGGCCCGCAGCAGGTCCTTCCACGAGGTCATGGCGCAGCGCCGGACTGTCCGCGACTACTCGACCCGCCCGATCCCCGACGAGGTGATCGACTGGGCGATCCGGACGGCCGCCACCGCGCCCAGCGGCGCGCACGTCCAGCCCTGGCGCTTCGTGGTGATCACCGATCCGGAGCGCAAGCGCCTGCTGCGCGAGGCCGCCGAGGCGGAGGAGCGCGAGTTCTACGCGCACCGGGCCTCCGAGGAATGGCTGGCGGCGCTGGCCCCGATCGGCACCGACTGGCGCAAGCCCTTCCTGGAGGACGCGCCCGCGGTGATCGTGGTCTTCGAGGTGCACAAGGGCCCGCACTCGCCGCGCCCTTACTACACCAAGGAGTCGGTGGGCATCGCGGTCGGGCTGCTGCTGGCGAGCCTGCACCAGGCGGGCCTGGCCACCCTCACCCACACCCCTAGCCCGATGCGCTTCCTCAACGAGGTCTGCGAACGCCCGGCCGAGGAACGCGCCTCCTACGTCATCCCGGTGGGCTATCCGGCCGAGGACGCCCGGGTGCCCGACCTGCGGCGCAAGCCGCTGGACGACGTCATCATCCGCCTGTAA
- a CDS encoding GNAT family N-acetyltransferase, whose protein sequence is MNRTSEASAPPLPAFVRPPELLALPGGVSLRRRTVADVVPFNAAVVRNLDHLRPFMPWALSAPSLERTREMTELGWKIWEDGTDFMYVAGLDDAPGSVVGAFGLHGRIGPAALEIGYWVDAAFTGRGIATNASAALTAAALELPGIHRVEIHCDEANPASAAVPRKLGYRLDRIQDAEISAPAETGRKLIWIKDAPADAV, encoded by the coding sequence ATGAACCGCACTTCAGAAGCCTCGGCGCCACCCCTGCCGGCCTTCGTCCGCCCCCCGGAACTGCTCGCCCTGCCGGGCGGCGTCTCCCTGCGCCGGCGCACCGTCGCCGACGTCGTCCCGTTCAACGCCGCGGTGGTCCGCAACCTGGACCACCTGCGGCCGTTCATGCCGTGGGCCCTGTCGGCGCCGTCCCTGGAACGCACCCGGGAGATGACCGAGCTCGGCTGGAAGATCTGGGAGGACGGCACCGACTTCATGTACGTCGCCGGGCTGGACGACGCCCCCGGCAGCGTGGTCGGCGCTTTCGGCCTGCACGGCCGGATCGGCCCGGCCGCGCTGGAGATCGGCTACTGGGTGGACGCGGCGTTCACCGGCCGCGGCATCGCCACCAACGCGTCGGCGGCGCTCACCGCCGCCGCGCTGGAGCTGCCCGGCATCCACCGGGTGGAGATCCACTGCGACGAGGCGAACCCCGCCAGCGCGGCTGTCCCGCGCAAACTCGGCTACCGGCTCGACCGCATCCAGGACGCCGAGATCAGCGCACCGGCCGAGACCGGCCGCAAGCTGATCTGGATCAAGGACGCGCCCGCCGACGCGGTGTGA
- the ligA gene encoding NAD-dependent DNA ligase LigA: MTPNATLPLSPAAYAQAVADAAAAAQAYYTDGATALDDDEYDALVRAIAGFEEAHPQAVLPHSPTGKVAGGTLVGDVPHSAPMLSLDNVFSGAELESWAAGVERRIGRPVAGGWSVEPKLDGLAVAARYRGGRLVQLITRGDGLAGEDITHAATSVLGLPAELGEPLDVELRGEVLLTDEQFERANALRTEHGAAPFANPRNGAAGTLRAKDRAYRVELSFFGYGAQATTDPATTDPGLTGEHHQVIARIAELGVQAAPVTHCATVAEVQRRIAEIAAARPELPYGIDGIVIKADAAADQQAAGEGSRAPRWAIAYKLPAAHRITRLLAVEWNVGRTGVIAPRAVLEPVLVDGAMVGYATLHNPADIQRRGLMLGDQVSLYRAGDVIPRVEAPLVQLRTGAELPIVFPSVCPCCGDAIDTTQQRWRCVRGRGCQAVASVRYAVGRDQLDIAGLGGTRAVQLVEAGLVADFADLFTLTREQLLSLDRMGEVSADNLLVAIERARRQPLSKVFCALGVRGTGRSMSRRIARHFATMAAVRAADAEQLAQVAGIGAEKAALVVAELAELAPVLDKLAAAGVNDREPGAEPPAVGAGQPAADGPLAGRAVVVTGTMTGPLAGLSRTAVNELVERAGGTASSTISARTALLVAGEKAGSKRAKAEQLGVPVLGCEEFAELLGGELLAELLG, translated from the coding sequence ATGACCCCAAACGCCACCCTTCCGCTGTCCCCTGCTGCCTACGCCCAGGCGGTGGCCGACGCCGCCGCTGCGGCGCAGGCGTACTACACCGACGGTGCGACCGCGTTGGACGACGACGAGTACGACGCACTCGTCCGGGCCATCGCCGGGTTCGAGGAGGCTCATCCGCAGGCCGTGCTGCCGCACTCGCCGACCGGCAAGGTGGCCGGCGGCACGCTCGTCGGCGACGTTCCGCACAGCGCGCCGATGCTCAGCCTGGACAACGTCTTCTCCGGTGCGGAGCTGGAGAGTTGGGCGGCTGGGGTGGAGCGCAGGATCGGCCGCCCGGTGGCGGGCGGCTGGTCCGTGGAGCCCAAGCTGGACGGCCTGGCGGTGGCCGCCCGCTACCGCGGCGGGCGGTTGGTCCAGCTGATCACCCGGGGCGACGGCCTGGCCGGTGAGGACATCACGCACGCCGCGACCAGCGTGCTGGGCCTGCCGGCCGAGCTCGGCGAGCCGCTCGACGTCGAACTGCGCGGCGAAGTCCTGCTGACCGACGAGCAGTTCGAGCGCGCCAACGCCCTGCGCACCGAGCACGGCGCCGCGCCGTTCGCCAACCCGCGCAACGGGGCGGCCGGCACCCTGCGCGCCAAGGACCGCGCCTACCGGGTGGAGCTCAGTTTCTTCGGCTACGGCGCCCAGGCAACGACCGACCCGGCAACGACCGACCCGGGATTGACCGGTGAGCATCACCAAGTGATCGCCAGGATAGCCGAGTTGGGAGTCCAGGCGGCGCCGGTGACGCACTGCGCCACAGTGGCCGAGGTGCAGCGGCGGATCGCCGAGATCGCCGCCGCCCGGCCCGAACTCCCGTACGGCATCGACGGGATCGTCATCAAGGCGGACGCTGCCGCGGACCAGCAGGCGGCCGGCGAGGGCTCGCGTGCCCCGCGCTGGGCGATCGCCTACAAGCTGCCCGCCGCGCACCGGATCACCCGCCTGCTCGCGGTGGAGTGGAACGTCGGGCGCACCGGCGTCATCGCGCCGCGCGCCGTGCTGGAACCCGTCCTGGTGGACGGCGCGATGGTCGGCTACGCGACGCTGCACAACCCGGCCGATATCCAGCGGCGCGGCCTGATGCTGGGCGACCAGGTCTCGCTGTACCGCGCGGGGGACGTCATCCCGCGGGTCGAGGCGCCGCTGGTGCAGCTGCGCACGGGGGCGGAGCTGCCGATCGTGTTCCCGAGCGTCTGCCCGTGCTGCGGGGACGCCATCGACACCACGCAGCAGCGCTGGCGGTGCGTGCGCGGGCGCGGCTGCCAGGCGGTGGCCTCGGTGCGCTACGCGGTCGGGCGCGACCAGTTGGACATCGCGGGGCTGGGCGGCACCCGGGCCGTCCAGCTGGTCGAGGCCGGTCTGGTGGCCGACTTCGCCGACCTGTTCACCCTCACCCGGGAGCAGCTGCTGAGCCTGGACCGGATGGGTGAGGTCAGCGCGGACAACCTGCTGGTGGCCATCGAACGGGCCAGGCGCCAGCCGCTCAGCAAGGTGTTCTGCGCGTTGGGCGTGCGCGGTACGGGTCGCTCGATGTCGCGGCGGATCGCCCGGCACTTCGCCACCATGGCGGCCGTCCGGGCGGCGGACGCCGAGCAGTTGGCGCAGGTGGCCGGGATCGGCGCCGAGAAGGCCGCGCTGGTGGTCGCGGAGCTGGCCGAACTCGCTCCCGTTCTCGACAAGTTGGCGGCAGCCGGGGTGAACGACCGGGAGCCGGGCGCCGAACCGCCGGCAGTCGGGGCCGGGCAGCCGGCGGCGGATGGGCCGCTGGCCGGTCGGGCCGTGGTGGTCACCGGGACGATGACCGGTCCGCTGGCCGGGCTGTCGCGTACGGCGGTCAACGAGCTGGTCGAGCGGGCCGGCGGCACCGCGTCCTCGACGATCTCCGCCCGGACCGCGCTGCTGGTGGCGGGGGAGAAGGCCGGCTCGAAGCGGGCCAAGGCGGAGCAGCTCGGCGTCCCGGTGCTCGGCTGCGAGGAGTTCGCCGAACTGCTCGGCGGCGAACTCCTCGCGGAGCTGCTCGGCTGA
- a CDS encoding acyl-CoA dehydrogenase family protein yields the protein MPHTHEVTNQVPLPYGHNTAEDPTLLAAVRRAGADWVEPELRGLGALAGSEQAAEWGRLANENEPVLHTHDRYGHRIDEVEFHPAWHELMNVAVSHGMHAAPWQDARPGAHTARAAKFYLWGQVEAGHSCPISMTYASVPALRATPELAQWLEPLLASTQYDFGLREPHGKRGLIAGMSMTEKQGGSDVRANTTVALPAGDGTYHLTGHKWFTSAPMSDVFLTLAQAPGGLSCFLLPRVLPDGTRNALRIQRLKDKLGNRSNASAELEYEEARGWLVGEEGRGVATIIEMVNMTRLDCTLGAASGMRLGALRAVQHATHRRAFGAALIDQPLMRNVLADLVVESEAATTVALRLAEATDRAMAGDESEALFKRLGLAVSKYWVCKRGPAHAAEALECLGGNGYVEESGMPRLYREAPLVSIWEGSGNVAALDALRAMARSPQSLDAYFAEVDAVAGADRRLDAAVGELRKQLGDLTDVEYRTRRLVESMALALQGALLVRHGDPAVAEAFCASRLAGDHGAAFGTLPPGVDTEAILARARMVPA from the coding sequence ATGCCGCACACCCACGAGGTCACCAACCAGGTCCCGCTGCCCTACGGCCACAACACCGCCGAGGACCCCACGCTGCTCGCGGCCGTCCGCCGCGCGGGCGCCGACTGGGTCGAGCCCGAGCTGCGCGGGCTCGGGGCGCTGGCCGGCAGCGAACAGGCCGCCGAGTGGGGCCGGTTGGCCAACGAGAACGAGCCGGTGCTGCACACCCACGACCGCTACGGCCACCGGATCGACGAGGTCGAGTTCCACCCGGCCTGGCACGAGTTGATGAACGTCGCGGTCAGCCACGGCATGCACGCCGCACCCTGGCAGGACGCCCGCCCCGGCGCGCACACCGCCCGCGCGGCCAAGTTCTACCTCTGGGGCCAGGTCGAGGCCGGCCACAGCTGTCCGATCTCGATGACCTACGCCTCCGTCCCCGCGCTCCGCGCCACGCCCGAACTCGCCCAGTGGCTGGAGCCGTTGCTCGCCTCGACGCAGTACGACTTCGGGCTGCGCGAGCCGCACGGCAAGCGCGGGCTGATCGCCGGCATGTCGATGACCGAGAAGCAGGGCGGCTCGGACGTCCGCGCCAATACCACCGTCGCCCTCCCGGCCGGCGACGGCACCTACCACCTGACCGGCCACAAGTGGTTCACCTCCGCCCCGATGTCGGATGTCTTCCTGACCCTCGCCCAGGCGCCCGGCGGGCTGAGCTGCTTCCTGCTGCCCCGGGTGCTGCCGGACGGCACCCGCAACGCGCTGCGCATCCAGCGGCTCAAGGACAAGCTCGGCAACCGCTCCAACGCCTCCGCCGAGCTGGAGTACGAGGAGGCGCGCGGCTGGCTGGTCGGGGAGGAGGGGCGCGGGGTGGCGACCATCATCGAGATGGTCAACATGACCCGGTTGGACTGCACCCTGGGGGCCGCCTCGGGGATGCGGCTCGGTGCCCTGCGGGCCGTCCAGCACGCCACCCACCGGCGGGCGTTCGGGGCCGCGCTGATCGACCAGCCGCTGATGCGCAATGTGCTGGCGGACCTGGTGGTGGAGTCCGAGGCGGCGACCACGGTGGCGCTGCGGCTGGCCGAGGCGACCGACCGGGCGATGGCGGGGGACGAGAGCGAGGCGCTCTTCAAGCGGCTCGGGCTGGCCGTCTCCAAGTACTGGGTCTGCAAGCGCGGCCCGGCGCACGCCGCCGAGGCGCTGGAGTGCCTGGGCGGCAACGGCTACGTCGAGGAGTCGGGGATGCCGCGGCTCTACCGGGAGGCTCCGCTGGTCTCGATCTGGGAGGGCTCGGGCAACGTCGCCGCGCTGGACGCGCTGCGCGCGATGGCCCGCAGCCCGCAGTCGTTGGACGCCTACTTCGCCGAGGTCGACGCAGTGGCCGGCGCGGATCGCCGACTGGATGCTGCGGTGGGTGAACTCCGCAAGCAGCTGGGCGACTTGACAGACGTCGAGTACCGCACCCGGCGCCTGGTGGAGTCGATGGCGCTGGCCCTGCAGGGCGCCCTGCTGGTGCGGCACGGCGACCCGGCGGTGGCCGAGGCCTTCTGCGCCTCCCGGCTGGCGGGCGACCACGGAGCCGCCTTCGGCACCCTGCCGCCCGGCGTCGACACCGAGGCGATCCTCGCCCGCGCCCGGATGGTGCCCGCCTGA
- a CDS encoding Clp protease N-terminal domain-containing protein codes for MPKINVYLPDDLAEAVKETGVPVSVVCQRALEQAVRRVAAMRQALLADAGNGLGAAALERFTDRARSVLKRAAERAAAERANAEGAGTGPIATEHLLDGILAEEGNLALLVLRAMEIDPAQLARELRALPARAPGAVAGAGRFSAPAAAALELAVTEAVSLGHNYVGCEHLLLGLAAEPDGAAGELLRGLGCEVRAVRRAVTAALAGFALHATHTTQPPQAAAAPAAGPVAGPAALAEAVQRAVQPLLERIERLEARLD; via the coding sequence ATGCCGAAGATCAATGTCTATCTGCCTGACGACTTGGCAGAAGCCGTCAAGGAGACCGGGGTTCCGGTTTCCGTCGTCTGCCAGCGAGCCCTGGAGCAGGCCGTCCGCCGGGTGGCGGCGATGCGCCAGGCGCTGCTGGCCGATGCGGGGAACGGGCTGGGCGCAGCCGCCCTGGAGCGCTTCACCGACCGCGCGCGCAGCGTCCTCAAGCGGGCCGCCGAGCGTGCGGCCGCCGAGCGCGCGAATGCCGAAGGCGCGGGCACGGGTCCGATCGCGACCGAGCACCTGCTCGACGGCATCCTCGCCGAAGAGGGGAACCTCGCGCTCCTGGTGCTGCGCGCCATGGAGATCGACCCCGCGCAGCTGGCGCGCGAGCTGCGGGCGCTGCCCGCGCGGGCGCCGGGGGCGGTCGCCGGTGCGGGGCGGTTCAGCGCTCCCGCCGCTGCCGCGCTGGAGCTCGCGGTCACCGAGGCCGTGTCGCTGGGTCACAACTACGTGGGCTGCGAGCACCTGCTGCTGGGCCTGGCGGCCGAGCCGGACGGTGCGGCGGGCGAGCTGCTGCGCGGCCTCGGCTGCGAGGTCCGCGCCGTGCGCCGCGCCGTCACCGCCGCGCTGGCCGGCTTCGCGCTGCACGCGACGCACACCACGCAGCCCCCGCAGGCCGCCGCAGCGCCTGCCGCCGGGCCCGTTGCCGGGCCTGCCGCGCTGGCCGAGGCGGTCCAGCGCGCGGTGCAGCCGCTGCTGGAGCGGATCGAGCGGCTGGAGGCGCGGCTCGACTGA
- a CDS encoding NUDIX domain-containing protein, protein MTDITERTNHARDRFPHLFAPQRWEWGAMDAQFATELPPDELITNIHLVGFADGLVVLCRDSRDHWFLPGGTREPAESIASCLARELREEAGARLLGEPGWVGAHRCVTDRPTPYRPWQPHPEKAWLWGWAEVVVDSEPTNPEDGEEVVEVRAMPLAEACELLTRGREPWWAELVTFSAEQRAASQ, encoded by the coding sequence ATGACAGACATCACCGAGCGGACGAACCACGCCCGTGACCGCTTCCCCCACCTCTTCGCGCCGCAGCGATGGGAATGGGGTGCCATGGACGCCCAGTTCGCGACCGAACTGCCGCCGGACGAGCTGATCACCAACATCCATCTGGTCGGGTTCGCTGACGGCCTGGTGGTGCTCTGCCGCGACTCCCGCGACCACTGGTTCCTGCCGGGCGGCACCCGCGAGCCGGCCGAGAGCATCGCCTCCTGCCTGGCCCGCGAGCTGCGCGAGGAGGCCGGCGCCCGGCTGCTCGGGGAGCCCGGCTGGGTCGGTGCGCACCGGTGCGTGACGGACCGTCCGACGCCCTACCGGCCGTGGCAGCCGCACCCGGAGAAGGCCTGGCTCTGGGGCTGGGCGGAGGTCGTGGTGGACTCCGAGCCGACCAACCCGGAGGACGGCGAGGAGGTGGTGGAGGTCCGCGCGATGCCGCTCGCCGAGGCGTGCGAGCTGCTGACGCGCGGCCGCGAGCCGTGGTGGGCCGAGCTGGTGACCTTCTCCGCCGAGCAGCGGGCCGCCTCGCAGTAG
- a CDS encoding Tex family protein: MAEELGVREGQVKAAVELLDGGSTVPFIARYRKEATGELDDTQLRTLEERLRYLRELEERRTAVLESIAGQGKLDDALRAQILAADSKARLEDIYLPFKPKRRTKAQIAREAGLEPLAEQLLADPSQDPAALAAGFLNESVADAAAALEGARSILVERFAEDADLIGTLRERMWTRGRVVATVRAGKEQEGAKFADYFDFAEPFTKLPSHRILAMLRGEKEEVLDLDLSPFDGAQEADLPGESDYEQRIAARFGIADRGRPADKWLGDSVRWAWRTRILVRLGIDLRTRLRQEAEDEAVKVFAANLRDLLLAAPAGTRATMGLDPGFRTGVKVAIVDDTGKVVAHDTIYPHQPANKWDASLATLAALAKAHRVDLIAIGNGTASRETDKLAEELIKRHPELKLTKAIVSEAGASVYSASAFASQELPELNVSIRGAVSIARRLQDPLAELVKIDPKSIGVGQYQHDLSELKLSRSLDAVVEDCVNAVGVDVNTASAPLLTRVSGVTATLADNIVAHRDANGPFRTRRSLKDVARLGPKAFEQCAGFLRIPGGDDPLDASSVHPEAYPVVRRILASTGGSVKELIGNGAALRALRPADFADETFGIPTVTDILGELDKPGRDPRPAFKTATFKEGVDKIGDLEAGMVLEGVVTNVAAFGAFVDVGVHQDGLVHVSALSKNFVKDPREVVKSGDVVKVRVVSVDVQRKRIGLTLRLDDEPARPERTERTDRAERSERSDRGSRPPRQDRRGGGGGGAAPAPVGNSAMADALRKAGLTR; the protein is encoded by the coding sequence ATCGCCGAGGAACTCGGCGTCCGGGAAGGTCAGGTGAAGGCAGCCGTCGAGCTGCTGGACGGCGGCTCCACCGTGCCGTTCATCGCGCGTTACCGCAAGGAGGCGACCGGCGAGCTCGACGACACGCAGCTGCGCACCCTGGAGGAACGGCTGCGCTACCTGCGCGAGTTGGAGGAGCGCCGGACCGCCGTCCTGGAGTCGATCGCCGGCCAGGGCAAGCTGGACGACGCCCTGCGCGCGCAGATCCTGGCCGCCGACTCCAAGGCCCGGCTGGAGGACATCTACCTCCCGTTCAAGCCCAAGCGGCGCACCAAGGCGCAGATCGCCCGCGAGGCCGGTCTGGAGCCGCTGGCCGAGCAGCTGCTGGCGGACCCCTCGCAGGACCCGGCGGCCCTGGCCGCCGGCTTCCTCAACGAGAGCGTGGCCGACGCCGCCGCCGCGCTGGAGGGCGCCCGGTCCATCCTGGTGGAACGGTTCGCCGAGGACGCCGACCTGATCGGCACGCTGCGCGAGCGGATGTGGACGCGCGGGCGGGTGGTGGCCACCGTACGGGCCGGCAAGGAGCAGGAAGGCGCCAAGTTCGCCGACTACTTCGACTTCGCCGAGCCGTTCACCAAGCTGCCCTCGCACCGCATCCTGGCGATGCTGCGCGGCGAGAAGGAGGAGGTCCTGGACCTCGACCTCTCGCCCTTCGACGGCGCGCAGGAGGCCGACCTGCCCGGCGAGAGCGACTACGAGCAGCGGATCGCCGCCCGCTTCGGCATCGCCGACCGCGGCCGCCCGGCGGACAAGTGGCTTGGCGACAGCGTGCGGTGGGCCTGGCGCACCCGGATCCTGGTGCGTCTGGGCATCGACCTGCGCACCCGGTTGCGCCAGGAGGCCGAGGACGAGGCGGTCAAGGTCTTCGCCGCCAATCTGCGCGACCTGCTGCTCGCCGCCCCGGCCGGCACCCGCGCCACGATGGGCCTGGATCCGGGGTTCCGCACCGGCGTCAAGGTCGCGATCGTCGACGACACCGGCAAGGTGGTCGCGCACGACACCATCTACCCGCACCAGCCCGCCAACAAGTGGGACGCCTCGCTCGCCACCCTGGCCGCGCTGGCCAAGGCGCACCGGGTGGACCTGATCGCGATCGGCAACGGCACCGCCTCGCGCGAGACCGACAAGCTGGCCGAGGAACTGATCAAGCGTCACCCGGAGTTGAAGCTCACCAAGGCGATCGTCTCGGAGGCGGGCGCCTCGGTCTACTCGGCCTCCGCGTTCGCCTCGCAGGAGCTGCCGGAGCTGAACGTCTCGATCCGCGGCGCGGTCTCGATCGCGCGGCGGCTGCAGGATCCGCTGGCCGAGCTGGTGAAGATCGACCCCAAGTCGATCGGCGTGGGCCAGTACCAGCACGACCTCAGCGAGTTGAAGCTCTCGCGCTCGCTGGACGCGGTGGTCGAGGACTGCGTCAACGCGGTGGGCGTGGACGTCAACACCGCCTCGGCGCCGCTGCTCACCCGGGTCTCGGGTGTCACGGCCACCCTCGCCGACAACATCGTCGCGCACCGGGACGCCAACGGCCCGTTCCGCACCCGCCGTTCGCTCAAGGACGTGGCGCGTCTGGGCCCCAAGGCGTTCGAGCAGTGCGCGGGCTTTCTGCGGATCCCCGGCGGCGACGACCCGTTGGACGCCTCCAGCGTGCACCCCGAGGCGTATCCGGTGGTGCGCCGGATCCTGGCCTCGACCGGCGGCTCGGTCAAGGAGTTGATCGGGAACGGCGCCGCGCTGCGGGCGCTGCGCCCGGCCGACTTCGCGGACGAGACCTTCGGCATCCCGACCGTCACCGACATCCTCGGCGAGCTGGACAAGCCCGGGCGCGACCCGCGTCCGGCGTTCAAGACCGCGACCTTCAAGGAGGGCGTCGACAAGATCGGCGACCTGGAGGCGGGCATGGTGCTGGAGGGCGTGGTGACCAACGTCGCCGCGTTCGGCGCCTTCGTCGACGTGGGGGTGCACCAGGACGGTCTGGTGCATGTGTCGGCGCTGTCCAAGAACTTCGTCAAGGACCCGCGCGAGGTGGTCAAGTCGGGTGACGTGGTGAAGGTGCGGGTCGTCTCGGTGGACGTGCAGCGCAAGCGGATCGGGCTGACGCTGCGGCTGGACGACGAGCCCGCCCGTCCGGAGCGCACCGAGCGTACCGATCGCGCCGAGCGGTCGGAGCGGTCGGACCGCGGCTCGCGTCCGCCGCGGCAGGACCGGCGCGGTGGTGGCGGTGGCGGTGCTGCCCCGGCGCCGGTCGGCAACAGCGCGATGGCGGATGCGCTGCGCAAGGCCGGACTGACGAGGTAG
- a CDS encoding PPOX class F420-dependent oxidoreductase has translation MDEALLNRLGREKYLLVTSFRKDGSPVATPVWVVRDGAALGVWTVADSWKVKRIRRRADVTVGPCDMRGKPTGESVPATAEVLDAEGTARYRTLLARKYGLFGRLTLLGSKLRRGDAGTVGIRITLGE, from the coding sequence ATGGACGAAGCGCTGCTGAACCGGCTGGGTCGCGAGAAGTACCTGCTGGTCACCTCCTTCCGCAAGGACGGCTCCCCGGTGGCCACGCCGGTGTGGGTGGTGCGCGACGGCGCGGCGCTGGGGGTGTGGACGGTCGCCGACTCCTGGAAGGTCAAGCGGATCCGCCGCCGGGCCGACGTCACGGTCGGGCCCTGTGACATGCGCGGCAAGCCGACCGGCGAGTCCGTCCCGGCCACCGCCGAGGTGCTGGACGCCGAGGGTACGGCGCGCTACCGCACGCTACTGGCCCGCAAGTACGGGCTGTTCGGACGGCTGACGCTGCTCGGCAGCAAGCTCCGCCGCGGGGACGCGGGGACGGTCGGCATCCGGATCACCCTGGGCGAGTAG
- a CDS encoding MarR family winged helix-turn-helix transcriptional regulator, whose product MSDDLALSLPPLVLGLAADLVRRIDDGVRSRGFADMRPAGGYALIRLAPDGATVGELAEHLDVTKQAASQLVDELVGKGYVERHPHPSDARARLVVMTERGWACTRAADEAAAEAIRPWEAELGPQRLRELRDALARLAPSGRLRPLW is encoded by the coding sequence ATGAGTGACGACCTCGCGCTGAGCCTTCCGCCGCTGGTCCTGGGCCTGGCGGCCGACCTGGTCCGGCGGATCGACGACGGCGTGCGCAGCCGTGGCTTCGCGGATATGCGGCCGGCGGGCGGCTACGCCCTCATCCGACTGGCCCCCGACGGCGCGACCGTCGGTGAGCTGGCCGAGCACCTCGACGTCACCAAGCAGGCGGCCAGCCAGCTGGTCGACGAGCTGGTGGGCAAGGGCTACGTCGAGCGCCACCCGCACCCGAGCGACGCCCGGGCCCGACTGGTCGTCATGACCGAGCGCGGCTGGGCCTGCACGCGCGCGGCGGACGAGGCGGCGGCGGAGGCGATCCGGCCGTGGGAGGCGGAACTCGGGCCGCAGCGGCTGCGCGAACTGCGCGACGCGCTGGCGCGCCTGGCGCCGTCCGGGCGGCTGCGGCCGCTGTGGTGA
- a CDS encoding cupin domain-containing protein: MPVITPADATVHEVHGARFTSFAAPSSGSAELAAWHLDVPAGSRGVPHTVTREEVLYVLEGELLITLDGTDTPARPGDAVLVPVGVGFAVSNPGAHPARAWVTTSAGLQARLADGTLMTPPWAS, translated from the coding sequence ATGCCCGTCATCACCCCCGCCGACGCGACCGTCCACGAGGTCCACGGCGCCCGCTTCACCTCCTTCGCCGCACCCAGCAGCGGCAGCGCCGAACTCGCCGCCTGGCACCTCGACGTCCCGGCCGGCTCGCGCGGCGTGCCGCACACCGTCACCCGCGAGGAGGTCCTCTACGTCCTGGAGGGCGAGCTGCTGATCACCCTCGACGGCACCGACACCCCCGCCCGCCCCGGCGACGCCGTCCTCGTCCCGGTCGGCGTCGGCTTCGCCGTCAGCAACCCCGGCGCCCACCCCGCCCGCGCCTGGGTCACCACCAGCGCCGGCCTGCAGGCGCGCCTCGCCGACGGCACCCTGATGACCCCGCCGTGGGCGTCCTGA
- a CDS encoding SGNH/GDSL hydrolase family protein: protein MDETTAPVRFLSYVAVGDSFTEGMCDDVLPDGQYRGWADRVAARLAAEAGADGFRYANLAVRGKLIGQICAEQVADAAALGCDLVTLAGGLNDVLRPGCDIDEVEARLGAAAEQLLAAGGTVVLFTSTDPTRRMAGSARLMPAILRMKAFVEELGTRPRVAVVDLFSAACFDDRRLWAEDRLHLSPEGHRRVAEAVLQALGRPAVFDWREPLPPAGPVGRWTRVRGDLRWLRIHVGPWVVRRLTGRSSGDGRPPKRAELLPYQG from the coding sequence ATGGATGAGACGACTGCGCCGGTGCGCTTCCTCAGTTATGTTGCCGTCGGGGACTCGTTCACCGAGGGTATGTGTGATGACGTGCTGCCTGACGGGCAGTACCGGGGGTGGGCGGACCGGGTGGCGGCCCGGCTGGCGGCCGAGGCTGGGGCGGACGGGTTCCGGTACGCGAATCTGGCCGTCCGGGGGAAGTTGATCGGGCAGATCTGCGCGGAGCAGGTGGCGGACGCCGCCGCGCTGGGGTGTGACCTGGTGACGCTGGCCGGCGGGTTGAACGACGTGCTGCGGCCGGGATGCGACATCGACGAGGTCGAGGCACGGCTCGGCGCGGCGGCCGAGCAACTGCTGGCGGCGGGCGGCACGGTGGTGCTGTTCACCAGCACCGACCCGACGCGCAGGATGGCGGGCAGCGCGCGGCTGATGCCCGCCATCCTGCGGATGAAGGCGTTCGTCGAGGAGTTGGGGACGCGGCCGCGGGTCGCGGTGGTGGACCTGTTCTCCGCGGCCTGCTTCGACGACCGGCGGCTGTGGGCCGAGGACCGGTTGCACCTCTCGCCGGAGGGGCACCGCCGGGTGGCCGAGGCGGTGCTGCAGGCGTTGGGGCGTCCGGCGGTGTTCGACTGGCGGGAGCCGCTGCCGCCGGCCGGGCCGGTGGGGCGCTGGACGCGGGTGCGGGGGGATCTGCGCTGGCTGCGGATCCACGTCGGGCCTTGGGTGGTGCGGCGGTTGACCGGCCGCTCGTCCGGGGACGGTCGGCCGCCCAAGCGCGCCGAGCTGCTGCCCTACCAGGGCTGA